One genomic window of Arvicola amphibius chromosome 4, mArvAmp1.2, whole genome shotgun sequence includes the following:
- the Cbx2 gene encoding chromobox protein homolog 2 → MEELSSVGEQVFAAECILSKRLRKGKLEYLVKWRGWSSKHNSWEPEENILDPRLLLAFQKKEHEKEVQNRKRGKRPRGRPRKHTVMSSCSRRSKLKEPDAPSKSKSSSSSSSSTSSSSSSDEDEDDSDLDSKRGPRGRETHPVPQKKAQILVAKPELKDPIRKKRGRKPLPPEQKAARRPVSLAKVLKTTRKDLGTSASKLPPPLSAPVAGLAALKAHTKEACSGSSAMATPENLASLMKGMTGSPNRGGISWQSSIVHYMNRMSQSQAQTASRLALKAQAANKCSLGLDLKVRTQKGELGVSPPGSKVLKAPGSGAAEQQKGGSSGGLGSQLAPTQELSLQVLDLQSVKNGVPGMGLLSRHATAAKAIPATNPATGKGPGGGLTGINMTSTPTDTSKGEKLASKATALPTPSVKRDSVKCVTASSGQEGHAVTGEGRKAPALSEMSTGEENSSSDSDPDSSSLPSAGQNLSVSVQTNQDWKPARSLIEHVFVTDVTANLITVTVKESPTSVGFFNLRPY, encoded by the exons ATGGAGGAGCTGAGCAGCGTGGGCGAGCAGGTCTTCGCCGCTGAGTGCATTCTGAGCAAGCGGCTCCGCAAG GGCAAGCTGGAGTACCTGGTCAAGTGGCGCGGCTGGTCCTCTAA acacaacagctgggagccagaagagaacatcttGGACCCAAGGCTGCTGCTAGCCTTCCAGAAGAA GGAACATGAGAAGGAGGTACAGAACCGGAAGAGAGGCAAGAGGCCCAGGGGCAGGCCAAGGAAGCACACAGTCATGTCGTCCTGCAGCCGGCGCTCTAAGCTCAAG GAACCAGATGCTCCCTCCAAGTCCAAATCCAGCAGCTCATCGTCCTCCTCCACAtcgtcctcctcttcctcggATGAAGACGAAGATGACAGCGATCTGGACTCCAAGAGGGGCCCCCGGGGCCGTGAGACCCACCCCGTGCCTCAGAAGAAAGCCCAGATCCTGGTGGCCAAGCCAGAGCTCAAAGATCCCATTCGCAAGAAACGGGGGCGCAAGCCGCTGCCCCCAGAACAGAAGGCGGCTCGGAGACCCGTAAGCCTGGCCAAGGTGCTGAAGACCACCAGGAAGGACCTGGGGACCTCAGCCAGCAAGCTGCCCCCTCCCCTCAGTGCTCCTGTGGCAGGCCTGGCAGCCCTGAAAGCCCACACCAAAGAGGCCTGCAGTGGCTCTAGCGCCATGGCGACCCCAGAGAACCTGGCCAGTCTCATGAAAGGCATGACCGGAAGCCCCAACCGCGGTGGCATCAGCTGGCAGAGCTCTATAGTACACTACATGAACCGCATGAGCCAGAGTCAGGCTCAGACCGCAAGCCGACTGGCTCTCAAGGCCCAAGCCGCCAACAAGTGCAGCCTGGGGCTGGACCTGAAAGTGAGGACGCAGAAAGGAGAGCTGGGGGTGAGTCCTCCAGGAAGCAAGGTCCTGAaggcccctggcagtggggcTGCAGAGCAGCAGAAAGGGGGCAGTTCAGGGGGCCTAGGTTCCCAGCTGGCCCCCACTCAGGAACTGAGCCTGCAGGTCCTGGACTTACAGAGCGTCAAGAACGGTGTGCCTGGTATGGGCCTGCTCTCCCGCCACGCCACAGCCGCCAAGGCCATTCCAgccaccaacccagccacaggGAAAGGTCCTGGGGGCGGCCTCACAGGAATAAACATGACCAGCACCCCCACAGACACCAGCAAAGGCGAAAAACTGGCCTCCAAGGCTACAGCTCTGCCCACCCCTTCGGTCAAGAGGGACAGTGTTAAGTGCGTCACCGCCTCCAGTGGACAGGAGGGCCACGCGGTCACGGGAGAAGGCCGCAAGGCGCCTGCTCTGTCCGAGATGAGCACGGGAGAGGAGAACAGTAGCTCCGACTCAGACCCTGACTCGTCCTCGCTCCCCAGCGCGGGGCAGAACCTGTCGGTGTCGGTCCAGACCAACCAGGACTGGAAACCTGCCCGCAGCCTCATTGAGCACGTGTTTGTCACAGATGTCACGGCCAACCTCATTACTGTCACAGTGAAGGAGTCCCCCACCAGCGTGGGGTTCTTCAACTTGAGGCCTTACTGA
- the Cbx8 gene encoding chromobox protein homolog 8 codes for MELSAVGERVFAAEALLKRRIRKGRMEYLVKWKGWSQKYSTWEPEENILDARLLAAFEEREREMELYGPKKRGPKPKTFLLKAQAKAKAKTYEFRSDSARGIRIPYPGRSPQDLASTSRAREGLRNTGLSPPGSSASACRADPPRDRDRDRERGASRVDDKPNSPGDSSKKRGPKPRKELLDPSQRPLGEPSDGLGEYLKGRKLDDTSSATGKFPAGHSVIQLARRQDSDLVQYGVTSPSSAEASGKLAVDTFPARVIKHRAAFLEAKGQGALDPGGPRVRHSSGTPGSVGSLYRDMGAQGGRPSLIARIPVARILGDPEEESWSPSLTNLEKVVVTDVTSNFLTVTIKESNTDQGFFKEKR; via the exons ATGGAGCTCTCGGCGGTGGGGGAGCGAGTGTTCGCGGCCGAAGCCCTCCTGAAGCGGCGTATTCGCAAA GGACGCATGGAATACCTCGTGAAATGGAAGGGCTGGTCGCAGAA GTACAGCACGTGGGAGCCCGAAGAAAATATCCTGGATGCTCGCCTGCTTGCAGCCTTTGAAGAAAG gGAACGGGAGATGGAGCTCTATGGCCCCAAAAAGCGAGGACCCAAGCCTAAAACCTTTCTTCTCAAG GCCCAGGCCAAGGCAAAGGCCAAAACCTATGAATTCAGAAGTGATTCCGCCAGAGGCATCCGGATCCCGTACCCAGGCCGATCACCCCAGGACTTGGCATCTACATCCAGAGCCCGAGAGGGCCTTCGGAACACAGGCCTATCCCCACCAGGGAGCAGCGCCAGTGCCTGCAGGGCAGATCCACCTCGGGACCGGGACAGGGATCGAGAAAGAGGTGCCAGCCGCGTAGATGACAAGCCCAACTCTCCAGGGGACAGCTCCAAGAAGCGAGGACCCAAGCCCCGGAAGGAGCTCCTAGACCCTTCCCAGAGGCCATTGGGAGAGCCCAGTGATGGCCTTGGAGAATACCTCAAAGGCCGGAAGCTGGATGACACCTCTTCTGCAACAGGAAAGTTCCCAGCGGGCCACAGCGTGATCCAGCTTGCTCGAAGGCAGGACTCAGACCTGGTACAATATGGTGTGACCAGTCCTAGCTCGGCAGAGGCCTCAGGCAAATTGGCTGTGGACACCTTTCCAGCCAGGGTGATAAAACACAGGGCTGCTTTCCTGGAGGCCAAAGGCCAAGGTGCCCTGGATCCTGGTGGCCCCAGGGTCAGACATAGTTCAGGTACCCCAGGCTCAGTGGGGAGTCTGTATCGGGACATGGGGGCTCAAGGGGGAAGGCCCTCCCTCATCGCCAGGATCCCAGTGGCCAGAATCTTGGGGGACCCAGAAGAAGAGTCCTGGAGCCCCTCCCTGACTAACCTGGAGAAGGTGGTTGTCACAGATGTGACCTCAAACTTTTTGACCGTCACCATAAAGGAGAGTAACACGGACCAAGGcttctttaaggaaaaaagatGA